One window from the genome of Caloenas nicobarica isolate bCalNic1 chromosome 21, bCalNic1.hap1, whole genome shotgun sequence encodes:
- the SNRPE gene encoding small nuclear ribonucleoprotein E: MAYRGQGQKVQKVMVQPINLIFRYLQNRSRIQVWLYEQVNMRIEGCIIGFDEYMNLVLDDAEEIHSKTKSRKQLGRIMLKGDNITLLQSVSN; this comes from the exons ATGGCGTACCGCGGGCAGGGCCAGAAGGTGCAGAAGGTGATGGTGCAGCCCATC AACCTGATCTTCCGCTACTTGCAGAAC CGGTCCAGGATCCAGGTGTGGCTTTACGAGCAGGTGAACATGCGGATAGAAGGGTGCATCATT GGCTTTGATGAATATATGAACTTGGTGCTGGACGACGCAGAGGAGATTCACTCCAAAACAAAATCGAGGAAGCAGCTGG GTCGGATCATGTTAAAAGGGGACAATATCACTCTTCTGCAAAGTGTTTCTAACTAG